The DNA region GCTAAAAATGCAAAAGATTTAGATACTCAAATTAAACAAATTGAAGAGTCTTTAGAAGAGTTCTCTTTAGTAAGAGATTTATATTTTACAAAAGATGTAAAAGAATATACTCAATACTGGAAAATTAGAAAAGGATTATTTCCAGCTGTTGGTGCAGTTAGAAACATTGGAACATCTGTTATTATAGAAGATATAGCTTTCCCTATTAAATATATGGCAGAAGCAACACTTAAACTTCAAGAGTTATTTAAAAAACATAATTATACAGAAGCTTTGATTTTTGGACATGCACTAGAAGGTAACCTTCATTTTGTATTTACACAAGATTTTTCTACACAAGAAGAGATAAAAAGATATGATGATTTTATGTATGATGTTACACAACTAGTAGCTGTAAATTATCAAGGTAGTTTAAAAGCAGAACATGGAACTGGTCGAAATATGGCGGCATTTATAGAATTAGAGTGGGGCAAAATTGCTTATAATATGATGAAAAATATTAAAAAACTTTTTGATCCTAATGATATTTTAAATCCAGGTGTAATTATTAATGAAGATAAAGAAGCACACCTTAAAAATTTAAAACCACTTCCTGCTACAAATGATTTAGTTGACAAATGTATTGAGTGCGGTTTTTGTGAACCAGTTTGTCCATCTAATGTATTAACTTTAACTCCAAGACAAAGAATTGTTATAAATAGAGAAATATCAAGATTACAAGAGATTCAAGAGATAAAAAAAGCACAAGATTTAAAACAGTTATATCAATATGATGGAATAGAAACATGTGCAACATGTAGTTTATGTTCAACTGCATGTCCTGTTGGAATAGATACAGGAAGTTTGACAAAATATTTAAGACATGAGCAAGTTACACCAGCACAAGATAAAGTAGCAAATTTAATTACAAATAATTTCTCTAGAACATTAAGTTCTATGAGGTTTGGATTAAAAGCTGCAAATTTAACACATTCTATTTTAGGTACATCTATGATGAAAAGTTTAACATCAGGTCTTAGAAAAGTATCAAATAATAAAATTCCAAGATGGAGTGAAAATTTACCTAAAGGTATAAGTGTAAATACTAGAATTGAGCAAAAAGCTAGTAATCTAAAAGTTGTATATTTCCCTTCATGTTTAAATAGAACTATGGGATTAAGTAGTGCAAGTAAAGAAGAAAAAGAGTTATTTGATGTAACTGTTGAACTTTTAAATAAAGCAGGATATGAGATAATTTTTCCTAAAAAAATTGAAAGTTTATGTTGTGGTATGCCATTTTCTTCAAAAGGATTTACAACTCAAGCAAATACAAAGTCAAAACAGTTAGAAGAAGCATTACTCGAAGCTAGTAATAACGCACAATATCCAGTTCTTTGTGATACAAGTCCATGTGTAAAAAAAATGGTTGAGAGTTTTAAAAGCAAACTTAAAGTTTTTGAACCAATTGAGTTTGCATTAGAACATTTAATTGATAAATTAGATATTGAAAAAATAGATGAACCAATTGCAATTCATTCAACTTGTTCTACTAGAAAAATGGGATTATATGAAAAATTTGTTGAGTTAGGAAATATTTGTTCTACAAAGGTAATAGTTCCAGCTGATATTACATGTTGTGGTTTTGCAGGAGATAGAGGATTTAATTATCCAGAATTAAATCAAAGTGCATTAAGAAACTTACCAAATAGTATAAAAGAAGCAAAATATGCTTTCTCTACTTCTAAAACTTGTGAAATAGGATTAAGTGAGTATTCAGGAAAAGATTATAACTCAATTTTTTATTTATTAAATAGATGTAGTAGTGCAAAATAAGAAGTAGATCTTTCTACTTCTTAAGAAATAAAAAATAACCTTTTTTATAAAAACTGATATTTACTATTTTTTTGGTAAAATATCACTTTTATGAAAAAGGAATTAGATTATGAAAAAGCTATTAGGAATACTTTTACTATCAACAACTATAAGTTTTGCTAACTTAGTTAACGCAGTTGCTTTAGTTGTAAACGATGAACCAATTACTCTTTATGATATTGATAAGAGAATGGTTGAACAAAATTTGACTAAAAAACAAGCTGTAGGTTCATTAATTGATGAGATTTTATATAATCAGTTAATCAAAGAAAAAAATATAACTGTTGACTCATTAGATATTGATAATTACCTAGAAAAAATTGCAGCTTCAAA from Malaciobacter molluscorum LMG 25693 includes:
- a CDS encoding FAD-binding and (Fe-S)-binding domain-containing protein, with the translated sequence MLPHKYQQFYNDIIKKIPENIIFTDDLHTLAYGTDASFYRLIPKMVIRVENAQQVKDILQLAYLMQISVTFRAAGTSLSGQAISDSILIITSRNWTDFKVAPDQSYVSLAPSLTGAQANNILSPYGKKIGPDPASINAAMIGGIAANNASGMCCGVAQNSYKTLKSMKLIFSDGTELDTADENSKDSFRKTHKEFLESLKSYAKSIKEDEKVSKKIKEKFKMKNTTGYSLNALVDFDDEFEILQHLIIGSEGTLAFIKEITYYTVEDYKDKASALVYFKDVNEACNAVTKLKLAKENGDIVVDAVELMDRAGLASIENDPNMPKYLKDFDKEVTALLIETRAKNAKDLDTQIKQIEESLEEFSLVRDLYFTKDVKEYTQYWKIRKGLFPAVGAVRNIGTSVIIEDIAFPIKYMAEATLKLQELFKKHNYTEALIFGHALEGNLHFVFTQDFSTQEEIKRYDDFMYDVTQLVAVNYQGSLKAEHGTGRNMAAFIELEWGKIAYNMMKNIKKLFDPNDILNPGVIINEDKEAHLKNLKPLPATNDLVDKCIECGFCEPVCPSNVLTLTPRQRIVINREISRLQEIQEIKKAQDLKQLYQYDGIETCATCSLCSTACPVGIDTGSLTKYLRHEQVTPAQDKVANLITNNFSRTLSSMRFGLKAANLTHSILGTSMMKSLTSGLRKVSNNKIPRWSENLPKGISVNTRIEQKASNLKVVYFPSCLNRTMGLSSASKEEKELFDVTVELLNKAGYEIIFPKKIESLCCGMPFSSKGFTTQANTKSKQLEEALLEASNNAQYPVLCDTSPCVKKMVESFKSKLKVFEPIEFALEHLIDKLDIEKIDEPIAIHSTCSTRKMGLYEKFVELGNICSTKVIVPADITCCGFAGDRGFNYPELNQSALRNLPNSIKEAKYAFSTSKTCEIGLSEYSGKDYNSIFYLLNRCSSAK